From Triticum urartu cultivar G1812 unplaced genomic scaffold, Tu2.1 TuUngrouped_contig_5974, whole genome shotgun sequence:
GAGCGGGCGGATgaggtcgccggcgaggccgCAATGCTCCGTCGTCTGACGGTCCATGTCGGTCACGGGAGACGTTTTGTGGATCGCCTTGAATGCGTTCTCGCATGTATCTCCTGCGCCCTTCGCCTCAGACACAATCTTCAACACATCAGCGTAGTCCCCAACGTGGAAGCTGGGGCCGGCACCGGTGATGAGGTCGGCTGCAGCAAGGACATGTGCCTTGACACATACATGCCACACTGGTGCCTCGGGTGTGCCCTGGTGTTTGTAATCTAGGTCACAGATGGCCGCGGCATTCTTTCGGGTGGTGTTGGTGGCGATTTGCAGAGCAATGCTGGCGAGGTCATGCTCGGTGGATGCTTGGGCGCTCTTTGGGTTGGCCCTTAGCACGGCCATGCACAATGCAAAGTTATTGGTCTTCTTGCATGTGCGAGCGATGAAGTTGATGCCGCCGGCGTGGGTGGTGAGGAGGCCATAGGACATGGCGACAACTACAATGAGAACCATAGCTAAGGATGTTGCAACGCTTGCCATTGTAGTTTACACTTTGTATGAACCTAGGCGTTGCTGTGTTGATGTAATACACGAGACTCTACATATCTATATATGCACGGCACATGGGAGGAAATCATACTGATATGATACGCCTTAATGATGGTCTATTTGTTCTTTTTGCTAAAGGTAAGCACATATCAAATGTGTAATAGTACTTGCGAATCAAATAGTGATGTAGTTATTAAATGTAGAATAAATGCATCAAATCAAAAAataagggtacccctactttcATTGAGCTTAGAATTCCCAAATTGATGTATCTTCTTTATGAGAGGAAAGATAAACTAATCTTTGATAGTAGAAATTTATACAAAAATCAACTAATAAATGAGCTCAAGTAAAAAAATAGTAAAGGCATTGATATGGAGTATAAATATTTATAGGTGGACATAATGTGAGAAAATAATTATAATATTGTCCGCCTTTATCATGATTTTTTTGGCTACACACCTGGTGGGGCCCACAGCTATAAATATTaaacaaaattttaaaaatatttttagtatttaAATGTTATTAAATATATAGCACCCTAAAAAGTACAACCAATTTTTTGATAGAAACGATTAAAAGACAAAGAGAACAAATAAATAACTAAAAAAACTCATGGAaaagtgggccggcccatttttCCTGGCTATCAGGCGGAGCATATCCTATTTAACGCTACCAGGCCACCAATAAGAGGCAGCTCTTAATCAGCGCTACGAGCGCTGGGTTGTCGTACTGGCACTCACGTGCGCGTTCTCTTTGGGCCGGCTCATTAGCATGAGAGCTCACTACTTGATCGCTCAACAGCTGGATCGCTCGCTCGACAGCTGGTCTGCTACAAAAAAAAATCTCTAATTCGATCGTTCCATAGACCGTTTGACCATGTTCATAGATATTTGGAAAACAATTATCAGTTTTGAAAAAAGGTTTATCAGTTTGACGAAAATTTCACAAttttgagaaaaaaaatcatcgattttgaagaaaagttcacaaattttaaTAAAATCCATCGATTTTGAAGCAAAGTTCACGAAATTGAAAGAAGTTCATCGATTCTGTTAAAGAGTTCACGATTCTGGAACAAGTTCATTGTTTTTGAAGAAAAGTTATGAATTTCGAAAGTTCATGAATTTTGGAAAAGTTCATCGATATTGATAAAATGTCTAAGATTTTTGTAAAAGATCTATTTTTATAAAGAAATGTTCACGAATTTGCAAATAATTCACACATTTAAGGAAAAAATAAAAGTAAAGGAAGATAAAAATAagaataaaaaagaaagaaaaaggaataaGAACCATCCAAAAAACCATTCAGCGAAGTAGGAAAACCGATTTGGGAAGCTTCCCAAAACCAGGGGCCTCCGTGAACTGAAAAGGGAGAAAATGAAAAGAGAGTAGTTAATAGGCACGAGTGTTGAGATGTCCTTGTTGAAAAAGgataaatgggccggcccaaca
This genomic window contains:
- the LOC125529958 gene encoding cell wall / vacuolar inhibitor of fructosidase 2-like; this encodes MASVATSLAMVLIVVVAMSYGLLTTHAGGINFIARTCKKTNNFALCMAVLRANPKSAQASTEHDLASIALQIATNTTRKNAAAICDLDYKHQGTPEAPVWHVCVKAHVLAAADLITGAGPSFHVGDYADVLKIVSEAKGAGDTCENAFKAIHKTSPVTDMDRQTTEHCGLAGDLIRPLLTK